One window of Streptomyces sp. FIT100 genomic DNA carries:
- the argB gene encoding acetylglutamate kinase produces MSTRKHTALPKAQTLIEALPWLTRHHGKKVVIKFGGNAMVDDELKAAFAQDVVFLRHAGIKPVVVHGGGPQISAQLDRHGLVSEFKAGLRVTTPEAMDVVRMVLAGQVQRELVGLLNQHGPLAIGLTGEDAHTITATKHLPEIDGELVDIGRVGEITAIDTGAIEALLGDGRIPVVSSIARSQDDGHVYNVNADTAAAALAAALGAETLMVLTDVEGLYEDWPNSDEVISRLTASELEKLLPELSSGMVPKMQGCLHAVRNGVNTARVIDGRVQHSILLEIFTDEGIGTMVVPDGAEGGTTA; encoded by the coding sequence ATGAGCACACGCAAGCACACTGCACTCCCCAAGGCGCAGACCTTGATCGAGGCACTGCCGTGGCTCACCCGCCACCACGGCAAGAAGGTGGTCATCAAGTTCGGCGGAAACGCCATGGTCGACGACGAGCTGAAGGCGGCCTTCGCCCAGGACGTCGTCTTTCTGCGGCACGCCGGCATCAAGCCCGTCGTCGTGCACGGCGGCGGCCCGCAGATCAGCGCCCAGCTCGACAGGCACGGGCTGGTCAGCGAGTTCAAGGCCGGGCTGCGCGTGACGACGCCGGAGGCGATGGACGTCGTACGCATGGTGCTCGCGGGACAGGTCCAGCGTGAGCTGGTCGGGCTGCTCAACCAGCACGGTCCCCTCGCCATCGGCCTCACCGGCGAGGACGCCCACACCATCACCGCCACCAAGCACCTGCCGGAGATCGACGGCGAGCTCGTCGACATCGGCCGGGTCGGTGAGATCACCGCCATCGACACCGGCGCCATCGAGGCGCTGCTGGGGGACGGCCGTATCCCGGTCGTCTCGTCGATCGCCCGTTCCCAGGACGACGGACATGTCTACAACGTCAATGCTGATACGGCGGCTGCGGCACTCGCTGCGGCACTTGGCGCCGAAACCCTCATGGTCCTCACCGACGTCGAGGGACTCTACGAGGACTGGCCCAACAGCGACGAGGTGATCAGCCGCCTCACCGCGAGCGAGCTGGAGAAGCTGCTTCCCGAGCTCTCCAGCGGCATGGTCCCCAAGATGCAGGGCTGCCTGCACGCCGTACGCAACGGAGTCAACACCGCGCGCGTCATCGACGGCCGGGTGCAGCACTCCATCCTGCTGGAGATCTTCACCGACGAGGGCATCGGCACGATGGTCGTGCCCGACGGAGCCGAAGGGGGCACCACCGCATGA
- the argC gene encoding N-acetyl-gamma-glutamyl-phosphate reductase gives MVVRAAVAGASGYAGGELLRLLIAHPDVEIGVLTGHSNAGQRLGALQPHLLPLADRVLAPTTAEALAGHDVVFLALPHGQSAAVAEQLGGEVLVVDMGADFRLKDAADWERFYGSAHAGTWPYGLPELPGARAALEGSKRIAVPGCYPTAVSLALFPAYAGGLAEPEAVITAASGTSGAGKALKPHLLGSEVMGSMTPYGVGGGHRHTPEMIQNLSAVAGERVTVSFTPTLAPMPRGILATCSAKARPDTTAGAVRAAYEKAYADEPFVHLLPEGQWPATASVYGSNAVQIQVAYDGDAGRIIAISAIDNLTKGTAGGAVQSMNIALGLDQTTGLSTTGVAP, from the coding sequence ATGGTGGTACGTGCGGCAGTGGCAGGTGCGAGCGGATACGCGGGCGGAGAGCTGCTCCGGCTGCTCATCGCGCACCCGGACGTCGAGATCGGCGTCCTGACCGGCCACTCCAACGCCGGGCAGCGGCTCGGGGCGCTCCAGCCCCATCTGCTGCCGCTCGCTGACCGCGTCCTCGCACCCACCACGGCCGAGGCGCTCGCCGGTCACGACGTCGTCTTCCTCGCGCTGCCGCACGGCCAGTCCGCCGCGGTCGCCGAACAGCTCGGCGGGGAGGTCCTGGTCGTCGACATGGGCGCCGACTTCCGGCTGAAGGATGCCGCCGACTGGGAGCGGTTCTACGGTTCCGCTCACGCCGGGACCTGGCCGTACGGGCTCCCCGAACTGCCGGGTGCCCGCGCCGCGCTGGAGGGGTCCAAGCGCATCGCGGTGCCCGGCTGCTACCCGACCGCCGTCTCGCTCGCGCTCTTCCCGGCCTACGCGGGCGGCCTCGCCGAGCCCGAGGCCGTGATCACCGCCGCCAGCGGCACCTCCGGTGCCGGCAAGGCACTCAAGCCCCATCTGCTCGGCTCCGAGGTCATGGGCTCCATGACCCCGTACGGCGTCGGCGGCGGCCACCGGCACACCCCCGAGATGATCCAGAACCTCAGCGCGGTGGCGGGGGAGCGCGTCACCGTCTCCTTCACGCCCACCCTCGCACCCATGCCCCGGGGCATCCTCGCCACCTGCAGCGCCAAGGCGAGGCCGGACACGACGGCCGGAGCCGTACGGGCCGCGTACGAGAAGGCGTACGCGGACGAGCCGTTCGTCCATCTGCTGCCCGAGGGGCAATGGCCCGCCACGGCGTCCGTCTACGGTTCCAACGCCGTTCAGATCCAAGTCGCCTACGACGGGGACGCCGGCCGCATCATCGCGATCAGCGCCATCGACAACCTCACCAAAGGCACGGCGGGCGGCGCGGTCCAGAGCATGAACATCGCCCTGGGTCTCGACCAGACCACGGGCCTTTCCACGACCGGAGTGGCACCGTGA
- a CDS encoding acetylornithine transaminase translates to MSNQGLSQRWQGSMMDNYGTPQLSLVRGEGARVWDADGTEYLDFVGGIAVNALGHAHPAIVEAVSRQIASLGHVSNLYVAEPPVALAERLLQLSGRPGRVLFCNSGAEANEAAFKLGRLTGRTHMVATDGGFHGRTMGALALTGQPAKQEPFRPLPGDVTHVPYGDAEALRTAVTTGTALVIIEPVQGENGVVVPPAGYLKAAREITRATGTLLVLDEVQTGIGRTGHWFEHQAQGIEPDIVTLAKGLGGGLPLGAAIAFGEAADLFRPGHHGTTFGGNPVACAAGLAVLRTLDGRLDEVKRTGERLRDGIESLDHPLVSHVRGAGLLLGIVLTEPLAPRVQQAAQDAGLLVNAPAPEVVRIMPPLIIGDAEVDAFLRALPGILDAALPGAAPHGDGRSGE, encoded by the coding sequence ATGAGCAACCAGGGGCTGTCGCAGCGCTGGCAGGGCTCGATGATGGACAACTACGGCACGCCGCAGCTGTCCCTCGTCCGCGGCGAGGGCGCGAGGGTCTGGGACGCCGACGGCACCGAGTACCTCGACTTCGTCGGCGGTATCGCCGTCAACGCGCTCGGCCACGCCCACCCGGCGATCGTCGAGGCCGTCTCCCGCCAGATCGCCTCGCTCGGCCACGTGTCCAACCTGTACGTCGCCGAGCCGCCCGTCGCCCTCGCCGAGCGGCTGCTCCAGCTCTCCGGCCGTCCGGGGCGGGTGCTGTTCTGCAACTCCGGTGCCGAGGCCAACGAGGCCGCCTTCAAGCTGGGCCGGCTGACCGGACGTACGCACATGGTCGCCACCGACGGCGGCTTCCACGGGCGGACCATGGGCGCCCTCGCGCTCACCGGCCAGCCGGCGAAGCAGGAGCCGTTCCGCCCGCTGCCCGGCGACGTCACCCATGTCCCCTACGGCGACGCCGAGGCGCTGCGGACCGCCGTCACGACCGGCACCGCCCTCGTGATCATCGAGCCGGTCCAGGGCGAGAACGGGGTCGTCGTGCCGCCCGCCGGCTATCTCAAGGCCGCCCGCGAGATCACCCGCGCCACCGGAACGCTGCTCGTCCTCGACGAGGTCCAGACCGGCATCGGGCGCACCGGGCACTGGTTCGAGCACCAGGCGCAGGGCATCGAGCCGGACATCGTGACCCTCGCCAAGGGCCTGGGCGGCGGCCTGCCGCTCGGCGCCGCCATCGCCTTCGGCGAGGCGGCCGACCTCTTCCGGCCGGGACACCACGGCACGACCTTCGGGGGCAACCCGGTCGCCTGTGCCGCGGGCCTCGCCGTGCTCAGGACGCTCGACGGAAGGCTCGACGAGGTGAAGCGGACCGGGGAGCGCCTCCGGGACGGGATCGAGTCCCTGGACCATCCTCTGGTCTCGCACGTCCGCGGAGCCGGCCTGCTGCTGGGTATCGTGCTCACGGAGCCCCTCGCCCCCCGGGTGCAGCAGGCGGCTCAGGATGCCGGCCTCCTGGTGAACGCACCCGCCCCCGAAGTCGTGAGGATCATGCCGCCGCTGATCATCGGCGACGCGGAGGTGGACGCGTTCCTCCGGGCGCTCCCCGGCATCCTCGACGCGGCACTGCCCGGGGCAGCACCGCACGGGGACGGACGATCCGGAGAATGA
- the argJ gene encoding bifunctional glutamate N-acetyltransferase/amino-acid acetyltransferase ArgJ, giving the protein MSVTAAQGFTAAGIAAGIKANGNPDLALVVNNGPRRAAAGVFTSNRVKAAPVLWSEQVLKGGEVSAVVLNSGGANACTGPKGFQDTHATAEKAADVLNEQGLDIGAGEVAVASTGLIGVLLPMDKLLPGIGKAAAELSAHGGEKAAIAIKTTDTVHKTAVATGDGWTVGGMAKGAGMLAPGLATMLVVLTTDADLGSATLDKALRDATRLTFDRVDSDGCMSTNDTVLLLASGASGATPEYGEFADAVRTVCDDLARQLIGDAEGAAKDIRIEVVNAASEDDAVEVGRSIARNNLLKCAIHGEDPNWGRVLSAIGTTKAAFEPDRLNVAINGVWVCQGGSVGEDRDLVDMRYREVRITADLAAGSESAVIWANDLTADYVHENSAYSS; this is encoded by the coding sequence GTGAGCGTCACCGCTGCACAGGGATTCACGGCCGCGGGCATCGCCGCCGGAATCAAGGCGAACGGCAACCCGGACCTCGCGCTCGTCGTCAACAACGGGCCGCGCCGCGCCGCCGCCGGTGTCTTCACCTCCAACCGTGTCAAGGCCGCCCCCGTCCTCTGGTCCGAGCAGGTCCTCAAGGGCGGCGAGGTCTCCGCCGTCGTCCTCAACTCCGGCGGCGCCAACGCCTGCACCGGACCCAAGGGCTTCCAGGACACCCACGCGACCGCCGAGAAGGCCGCCGACGTCTTGAACGAGCAGGGCCTCGACATCGGCGCGGGCGAGGTCGCCGTCGCCTCCACCGGGCTCATCGGCGTGCTGCTCCCCATGGACAAGCTCCTCCCCGGCATCGGGAAGGCCGCCGCCGAACTCAGCGCCCACGGCGGTGAGAAGGCCGCCATCGCCATCAAGACGACCGACACCGTCCACAAGACCGCCGTCGCCACCGGCGACGGCTGGACCGTCGGCGGCATGGCCAAGGGCGCGGGGATGCTCGCCCCCGGCCTGGCCACCATGCTCGTCGTCCTCACCACCGACGCCGACCTCGGCAGCGCGACCCTCGACAAGGCGCTGCGGGACGCCACCCGCCTCACCTTCGACCGGGTCGACTCCGACGGCTGCATGTCCACCAACGACACCGTGCTGCTGCTCGCCTCCGGCGCCTCCGGCGCCACCCCGGAGTACGGCGAGTTCGCCGACGCCGTACGCACCGTCTGCGACGACCTCGCCCGCCAGCTGATCGGCGACGCCGAGGGCGCCGCCAAGGACATCCGTATCGAGGTGGTCAACGCCGCGAGCGAGGACGACGCCGTGGAGGTGGGCCGCTCCATCGCCCGCAACAACCTCCTCAAGTGCGCCATCCACGGCGAGGACCCCAACTGGGGCCGGGTGCTGTCCGCGATCGGCACGACGAAGGCCGCCTTCGAGCCCGACAGGCTGAACGTCGCCATCAACGGCGTCTGGGTCTGCCAGGGCGGCTCGGTGGGCGAGGACCGCGACCTCGTCGACATGCGCTACCGGGAGGTGCGGATCACCGCCGACCTCGCCGCGGGCAGCGAGTCGGCCGTCATCTGGGCCAACGACCTGACCGCCGACTACGTCCACGAGAACAGCGCCTACTCGTCCTGA
- a CDS encoding DMT family transporter, translating into MRAQDSATDPSTIAVDDSSPGHDAGPAAVRAGRTPRRLPADAASAQGGRSGTLLAVLGVVAFSLTFPSTAWGLESFGPWSLVAVRSVLAAAVAGCFLLALRVPLPDRRHWASLVVVASGVVVGYPLLTTLALQTSTTSHAAVVVGLLPLTTAVFAAVRTGRRPSRTFWAAALAGAAVVIAFTLGQSGGGLATGDLYLFGALLVCAAGYTEGGRLARLMPGWHVVGWALVLCLPLTVPGSVVALMAEPVRLTAHGVAGLVWVAVGSTFFGLYVWYRGMAAIGIARASQLQLAQPLLTLLWSVLLLSERLSPAAPLAAVAVLVCIAVTQRTNA; encoded by the coding sequence ATGAGAGCACAGGATAGCGCTACCGATCCATCGACGATAGCGGTCGACGATTCCTCGCCCGGGCACGACGCCGGACCCGCCGCGGTCCGCGCCGGCCGTACGCCCCGGCGCCTCCCGGCGGATGCCGCATCCGCACAGGGAGGCCGGAGCGGCACGCTCCTCGCCGTGCTCGGCGTCGTCGCCTTCTCGCTCACGTTCCCCTCGACCGCCTGGGGCCTGGAGTCCTTCGGCCCCTGGTCGCTCGTCGCCGTGCGGAGCGTCCTCGCCGCCGCCGTCGCGGGCTGCTTCCTCCTCGCCCTGCGCGTACCGCTCCCGGACCGGCGCCACTGGGCCTCCCTCGTCGTCGTCGCGAGCGGCGTCGTGGTCGGCTACCCGCTGCTGACGACCCTCGCACTGCAGACCTCGACGACCTCGCACGCCGCCGTGGTCGTCGGGCTCCTCCCCCTCACCACCGCCGTCTTCGCGGCCGTGCGCACGGGCCGGCGCCCCTCGCGCACCTTCTGGGCGGCCGCGCTCGCCGGCGCCGCGGTCGTGATCGCGTTCACGCTCGGCCAGAGCGGCGGCGGGCTCGCCACGGGCGACCTGTATCTCTTCGGAGCGCTGCTCGTCTGCGCCGCGGGATACACGGAAGGCGGCCGGCTGGCGCGGCTGATGCCGGGGTGGCACGTGGTCGGCTGGGCGCTGGTCCTGTGCCTGCCGCTCACCGTCCCCGGGTCCGTCGTCGCCCTGATGGCCGAACCGGTACGGCTGACCGCCCACGGCGTCGCCGGACTGGTGTGGGTGGCCGTCGGTTCCACGTTCTTCGGGCTCTACGTCTGGTATCGCGGCATGGCGGCGATCGGCATCGCCAGGGCGAGTCAGCTCCAGCTCGCCCAGCCGCTCCTCACCCTCCTCTGGTCGGTGCTGCTGCTCTCCGAACGGCTCTCGCCCGCCGCTCCACTGGCCGCCGTCGCCGTACTCGTCTGCATCGCCGTCACTCAGCGCACGAACGCCTGA
- a CDS encoding metalloregulator ArsR/SmtB family transcription factor, which translates to MDEVFKALADASRRRLLDGLNARDGQTLRELCAGLDMTRQSVSKHLAVLEAAGLVTTVWRGREKLHYLNAVPINAIADRWISRYDRERVRALDDLKAALEQEPMNDAPSFVYTTYIRTTPERLWQALTDPAFTRRYWGVTLTSDWKPGSAMTWEQFGVTVSDPEQVVLESEPGRRLAYTWHTFTPEFASACGLSDELTARVSAEPRSKVTFEIEPVDDMVRLTVVHDGFPPESAVREGVSQGWPAIVAGLKTLLETGTALAEPQ; encoded by the coding sequence ATGGACGAGGTGTTCAAGGCACTGGCCGACGCCAGCCGCCGCCGGCTGCTGGACGGACTGAACGCCCGTGACGGACAGACCCTTCGGGAGCTGTGCGCCGGGCTCGACATGACCCGGCAGTCGGTCAGCAAGCACCTCGCGGTGCTGGAGGCGGCCGGTCTGGTCACCACCGTGTGGCGCGGCCGGGAGAAGTTGCACTACCTCAACGCCGTGCCCATCAACGCCATCGCCGACCGCTGGATCAGCCGGTACGACCGCGAGCGCGTGCGCGCACTCGACGACCTGAAGGCCGCATTGGAGCAGGAACCCATGAACGACGCCCCTTCCTTCGTCTACACCACCTACATCAGGACCACGCCCGAGCGGCTCTGGCAGGCGCTGACCGACCCGGCCTTCACCCGCAGGTACTGGGGCGTGACGCTGACCTCGGACTGGAAGCCGGGCTCCGCGATGACCTGGGAGCAGTTCGGCGTGACGGTGTCCGATCCCGAGCAGGTCGTCCTGGAGTCCGAGCCGGGGCGGCGGCTCGCCTACACCTGGCACACCTTCACCCCCGAGTTCGCCTCGGCCTGCGGGCTGAGTGACGAGCTCACCGCCAGGGTGTCCGCGGAGCCCCGGTCGAAGGTGACGTTCGAGATCGAGCCGGTGGACGACATGGTCAGGCTGACCGTCGTGCACGACGGCTTCCCGCCGGAGAGTGCGGTGCGGGAGGGCGTCAGCCAGGGCTGGCCCGCGATCGTCGCCGGCCTCAAGACGCTGCTGGAGACCGGCACGGCCCTGGCCGAGCCGCAGTAG
- a CDS encoding DUF1918 domain-containing protein produces the protein MEASVGDKLLVHGRVVGQHDRLAEVVEVLGDKGTPPYRVRFEDDGHECLMSPGPDTVVRHREGA, from the coding sequence ATGGAAGCGAGTGTGGGAGACAAGCTGCTCGTCCACGGCCGGGTCGTCGGTCAGCACGACCGGCTCGCCGAAGTCGTCGAGGTGCTGGGCGACAAGGGCACTCCGCCGTACCGCGTCCGTTTCGAGGACGACGGCCACGAGTGCCTGATGTCGCCGGGTCCCGACACCGTCGTACGCCACCGCGAAGGCGCCTGA
- a CDS encoding arginine repressor yields MTEATHTENWGSPQTESGGGPAVPQTRTARHRRIVDILNRQPVRSQSQLAKLLADDGLSVTQATLSRDLDELGAVKIRNTGGELIYAVPSEGGFRTPQAPLGESAKEERMRRLSGELLISAEASANLVVLRTPPGAAQFLASAIDQAELQAILGTIAGDDTLLLISRDPAGGQALADHLLRLAQNDR; encoded by the coding sequence ATGACCGAGGCGACGCACACCGAGAACTGGGGGTCCCCCCAGACGGAGTCCGGGGGAGGGCCCGCCGTGCCGCAGACCCGCACGGCCCGCCACCGCCGGATCGTGGACATCCTCAACCGGCAGCCGGTGCGCTCGCAGAGCCAGCTGGCCAAGCTCCTCGCCGACGACGGGCTGAGCGTCACCCAGGCGACGCTCTCCCGCGACCTCGACGAGCTCGGTGCGGTGAAGATCCGCAACACCGGTGGCGAGCTGATCTACGCGGTGCCGAGCGAGGGCGGGTTCCGCACCCCGCAGGCGCCGCTCGGCGAGTCCGCCAAGGAGGAGCGGATGCGCCGCCTCTCCGGCGAACTGCTGATCTCCGCGGAGGCGTCGGCCAACCTCGTGGTGCTGCGTACGCCGCCGGGCGCGGCCCAGTTCCTCGCCTCGGCCATCGACCAGGCCGAACTCCAGGCGATCCTCGGCACGATCGCGGGTGACGACACGTTGCTGCTGATCTCCCGCGACCCGGCGGGCGGGCAGGCGCTGGCGGACCATCTGCTGCGGCTGGCCCAGAACGACCGCTGA
- a CDS encoding histidine phosphatase family protein — protein MSVRVTLVAAARSSARLAERFDDDRPLDQAGWYEVQLAAHTLVPLGAAELRYCSPTARSRATADALGYAPLAQPALSDCDMGRWRGFTLAEVAAREPDAVDAWLADPRSAPHGGEPLLGFISRIGGWLDTRPAGDGSSVVAVAEPAVVRAALVYALKAPPSTYWNVDVRPLSTVVLTGRSGRWSLCLEHTG, from the coding sequence ATGAGTGTTCGGGTCACCCTTGTGGCCGCCGCGCGCAGCTCCGCCCGGCTGGCCGAGCGCTTCGACGACGACCGGCCGCTGGACCAGGCCGGCTGGTACGAGGTGCAGCTCGCCGCGCACACACTCGTACCCCTCGGCGCGGCCGAGCTGCGCTACTGCTCGCCGACCGCCCGGAGCCGGGCGACCGCGGACGCGCTCGGCTATGCCCCGCTCGCCCAGCCCGCGCTGAGCGACTGCGACATGGGGCGCTGGCGCGGCTTCACGCTGGCCGAGGTGGCGGCCAGGGAGCCCGACGCGGTCGACGCCTGGCTCGCCGACCCGCGCTCCGCCCCGCACGGCGGGGAGCCGCTGCTCGGGTTCATCTCCCGGATAGGCGGCTGGCTGGACACCCGCCCGGCCGGCGACGGCAGTTCCGTCGTCGCCGTCGCCGAGCCCGCCGTCGTACGCGCGGCGCTGGTGTACGCGCTCAAGGCCCCGCCGTCGACGTACTGGAACGTCGACGTCCGCCCGCTCTCCACCGTCGTGCTGACCGGCCGCTCAGGACGCTGGAGCCTGTGCCTCGAGCACACCGGCTGA
- a CDS encoding glycoside hydrolase family 10 protein → MSRLTRRGFVTAAGAAGAAGAAGALGALAALTMTGEAVAAAPAGRRGRSPREFRGAWLATVANRDWPSRPGLSAARQRAELLAHLDTAVRRRLNAVVFQVRPTADALWPSPYEPWSAYLTGVQGRSPGWDPLGTAVAEAHARGLELHAWFNPYRVALHTDLRKLSAGHPARRNPGWVLPYGGKLYYNPGLPEVRSYVQDAMLDAVERYDIDAVHWDDYFYPYPVAGEVFDDDDAYAEYGGGFPNRAAWRRDNTDRLVRETAARIKAVRAGVRFGISPFGVWRNAGSDPLGSDTRAGVETYDDLYADTRKWVRERWIDYVVPQLYWHIGQSAADYAKLVPWWDAVARGSGVDLYIGEALYKAGDPAQADAWQDPDELSRHLTLAGKYGSVRGHCFFAASEVVADRIGAMAAVVADHYPTRVRGPR, encoded by the coding sequence ATGAGTCGGTTGACCAGGAGAGGCTTCGTCACGGCGGCGGGCGCGGCGGGCGCTGCGGGCGCTGCGGGTGCGCTGGGCGCGCTCGCCGCGCTCACCATGACCGGGGAGGCGGTGGCCGCGGCTCCCGCGGGACGGCGCGGGAGGAGCCCACGCGAGTTCCGCGGTGCGTGGCTCGCCACGGTCGCCAACCGCGACTGGCCGTCGCGACCGGGGCTGAGCGCTGCCCGGCAGCGCGCCGAGCTCCTCGCGCACCTCGACACTGCGGTGCGCCGCCGGCTCAACGCGGTCGTCTTCCAGGTCCGGCCGACCGCCGACGCCCTGTGGCCCTCGCCGTACGAGCCGTGGTCGGCGTACCTCACCGGCGTGCAGGGGCGGAGCCCCGGCTGGGACCCGCTCGGCACCGCCGTGGCCGAGGCGCACGCGCGCGGGCTCGAACTGCACGCCTGGTTCAATCCGTACCGGGTCGCCCTCCACACCGACCTCCGGAAGCTGTCCGCCGGCCACCCGGCGCGCCGCAACCCCGGCTGGGTGCTGCCCTACGGCGGGAAGCTGTACTACAACCCCGGGCTCCCCGAGGTCAGGTCCTACGTCCAGGACGCGATGCTCGACGCCGTCGAGCGCTACGACATCGACGCCGTCCACTGGGACGACTACTTCTACCCGTACCCGGTGGCCGGCGAGGTCTTCGACGATGACGACGCCTACGCGGAGTACGGCGGCGGCTTCCCCAACCGGGCGGCCTGGCGGCGCGACAACACCGACCGGCTGGTGCGCGAGACGGCCGCCCGGATCAAGGCGGTCCGCGCCGGGGTCCGCTTCGGCATCAGCCCGTTCGGCGTGTGGCGCAACGCCGGCAGCGACCCCCTCGGCTCGGACACCCGGGCGGGCGTGGAGACGTACGACGACCTCTACGCCGACACCAGGAAGTGGGTGCGCGAGCGCTGGATCGACTACGTCGTCCCCCAGCTGTACTGGCACATCGGCCAGAGCGCCGCGGACTACGCCAAGCTGGTGCCCTGGTGGGACGCGGTGGCCCGGGGGAGCGGTGTCGACCTGTACATCGGCGAGGCGTTGTACAAGGCGGGAGACCCGGCGCAGGCCGATGCCTGGCAGGATCCGGACGAGCTGTCCCGCCACCTCACGCTCGCGGGCAAGTACGGGAGCGTGCGCGGGCACTGCTTCTTCGCCGCGTCGGAAGTGGTCGCGGACCGGATCGGGGCGATGGCGGCGGTCGTGGCCGATCACTATCCGACCCGGGTCCGGGGACCTCGCTGA
- a CDS encoding PLP-dependent aminotransferase family protein, producing MQERSSVGDLARTLRQELNRYSVGEKLPSSRAIVERYRVSPVTVTRALAQLAAEGLVVTRPGAGAFRAEQRRDAPAAGDTSWQEVALSADAAAEVVPRAVDASGVLVTLSAPPPGVIEFNGGYLHPSLQPEQALAAALARAGRRPGAWGRSPADGLPELRDWFARGIGPAVTAAEVLVTTGGQSALTTALRALAPPGAPVLVESPTYPGMLAIARAAGLRPVPVPVDPQGVRPELLAAALGATGARVLVSQPLFQNPTGAVLAPDRRAEVVRIARAAGAFVIEDDFARRLVHDDAGPLPAPLAADDPDGVVVHVCSLTKATSPSLRVGALVARGPVLERLRAIHVVDNLFVPRPLQEAALELVGSPAWSRHLRTVAAELKARRDTMTAALRLRLPELALPHIPSGGYHLWLRLPDGTDETALVSAALRAGVALAPGRPYFSAEPPAGHVRLSFAGVAGPAEIAEGVRRLRTACDEQLG from the coding sequence ATGCAAGAGCGTAGCAGTGTGGGTGACCTGGCGAGAACGTTGAGGCAGGAGCTCAACCGTTACTCGGTCGGAGAGAAGCTGCCATCAAGCCGTGCCATCGTGGAGCGCTACCGCGTCTCCCCGGTCACCGTGACGCGCGCGCTCGCTCAGCTCGCCGCCGAGGGGCTGGTCGTCACCCGGCCGGGTGCGGGCGCGTTCCGCGCGGAGCAGCGCAGGGACGCGCCGGCGGCCGGCGACACCTCCTGGCAGGAGGTCGCGCTCAGCGCGGACGCCGCCGCCGAGGTGGTGCCGCGGGCCGTGGACGCCTCAGGCGTCCTGGTCACGCTCTCCGCACCGCCACCCGGTGTCATCGAGTTCAACGGCGGCTATCTGCACCCCTCGCTCCAGCCCGAGCAGGCGCTGGCCGCCGCGCTGGCCAGGGCCGGGCGGCGCCCCGGTGCCTGGGGGCGGTCGCCGGCCGACGGGCTGCCCGAGCTGCGCGACTGGTTCGCGCGCGGCATCGGCCCCGCGGTCACCGCGGCCGAGGTGCTGGTCACCACCGGTGGCCAGTCCGCGCTCACCACCGCGCTGCGCGCCCTCGCCCCGCCCGGCGCCCCCGTGCTGGTCGAGTCGCCGACGTACCCCGGGATGCTGGCCATCGCCCGCGCCGCCGGACTGCGCCCGGTGCCCGTGCCGGTCGACCCGCAGGGCGTACGGCCCGAACTGCTCGCCGCCGCCCTTGGTGCCACCGGCGCCCGGGTCCTCGTCTCCCAGCCGCTCTTCCAGAACCCCACGGGCGCCGTGCTCGCCCCCGACCGCCGCGCGGAGGTGGTGCGGATCGCCCGCGCCGCCGGTGCCTTCGTCATCGAGGACGACTTCGCCCGCCGCCTCGTCCACGACGACGCGGGCCCGCTGCCGGCCCCGCTCGCGGCGGACGACCCGGACGGCGTCGTCGTCCACGTCTGCTCGCTGACGAAGGCCACGTCGCCGAGTCTGCGCGTGGGCGCGCTCGTCGCCCGCGGCCCCGTGCTGGAACGGCTGCGCGCCATCCATGTCGTCGACAACCTCTTCGTGCCCCGCCCGCTCCAGGAGGCCGCGCTCGAACTCGTCGGCTCCCCGGCCTGGAGCCGCCATCTGCGCACCGTCGCCGCCGAGTTGAAGGCCCGCCGGGACACGATGACCGCCGCCCTGCGGCTGCGGCTGCCCGAACTCGCCCTCCCGCACATCCCCTCGGGCGGCTACCACCTGTGGCTGCGCCTCCCCGACGGCACCGACGAGACCGCCCTCGTCTCCGCCGCCCTGCGCGCGGGCGTCGCCCTCGCCCCCGGCCGCCCCTACTTCAGCGCCGAACCTCCGGCGGGCCATGTCCGGCTGAGCTTCGCCGGTGTCGCGGGCCCGGCGGAGATTGCGGAGGGGGTACGGAGACTGCGTACAGCCTGTGACGAGCAGCTGGGCTGA